The genomic DNA taaactggttgtgctctcagactaggacTGATACTAGTTTTGATGTGcaggagttaagcacgatgatgaaatatCCAaaggttgagaatgttttaagggcaaatgaaTCGTTGAAAAAACtatatctggagaaatgtgtactgaagtttccatccttaggtgacacaaagaacatgaagctaataatttttagtgatgcttcatatgctaatcttgctgatgggtattcgaatgcagctggtttcataatatttctgatgggttaaAATGGGAAAATTTGTCCTTTAAGCTTGGGAGGCTATGAAAATAAAATGTGTCTTTAAAAGCACGTTACCTGCGGAGACACTGGGCCTTGTGGAGGCAGAGGCATGAGGTTCAATTAGTCAAATATTTTGTGAGATTttgaacaagggacatcctgaacATAGGATACCTTTTCAATGATGTGgaataatcgttctttgtgggacactGTACActgtacaaaaagtgtgagtgagaaaaactCATATCGACctcgctggattgaaacaaatgctagaaAGAAACGAAATCACCaagcttaaatgggtagatgcaagttgtcagctatctgattgtttcacaaagagaaatgcgagtgcaaagaaattgttggaggtgctggatgaggggtgtctcacaatgtaGAAAAAAACGTtgtgcccaatatggaatttaattttgatttattttgaaatattctttgagtATGTTAATCTAAGTTGTATGGTAAAAGATAGAAGGGAATctattaattgtgtgattatatacaggtgaagggagttaattggggttttagttgagcatttataagcagacactcactgagacttgaAGAGGGATTTGTGTgtagagctacatgtttgtaatccttttattctgcacaataaatgtgaaactgagtgaaTATAGGCTCCAGCCTTTTCTTTCTATTACAAGCTTTCTGGCGTTTAACAGTGGATGGGAACTAGTTGCGTCTCTGTTCGAGAAAGAATTCGAGAGGCCTCaacccgtcctggtgggggatgcagCTGTAGAGGGTTTGGATGTCGATGATGAAAAGGAGAAGTTTATTTCCAGGAAACTAGAGACTAGTTAAAGTGGTAGAGGGTGTCAGAAGAATTGTGGGTCCAGCTGGGAAGAGAATGGGCAAGGAGAGACACTGTAGCAGTGATCTGTTGTGGAATTGTGTGTTGAGTAAATAGGATCATAAAGAAGTACTTTAAATCGAGTCAGAAAACTCCTGTTGCAGATTCACAGGTAGAGGGACTAAGTTACAGTGTTAGAAATGCAGCTCTGGTTGAAAGTGCTTTAATTATTGGACTAATTTAACAATAACAGTGAATGGATATTTGACTgcattcttcagctgctctctgaatttagtctgggtcactacATAAATACAGGTGTTGGTGCAGGTGCTCAAAAGCTGCAGCATGTAGCCAGATTGTTCAGTGATATATGCAGGATCATGGGGACCTGTGTAATAATAAATGTTAGTAATTCGCCAATAAAGAAAATATAGAACATTTGTcaaccataacagtataaaactgccagatatagtgaacattaaaatgatggatttccttcggttctccatctctgggtcagtgtGATTCTCACTCTTGCTGTGATCCAGTAGTTTCCTGCGGACTctgctggccactaaaatgtgtctgacagtcagagcattgagcagtaaaatcagaacgaATGGAAGGAAAGGGGTTAAAATAATACTGAGGCTGTGAAATGCTGCCCAGGCAGCTTCGGTGTTAAAGCTCAGTGATTCAATTCCCCCCcagggtacattgtcaattatatattcaggttcatatataaagtaccaAGGAATATTTTTCAAGCAGAACAGCACACTCACTGTCATtataaccacagctgcagttttctctgtgcaatattttgctttcattttctgACAGCAAATTGCAACAaaccgatcaaaggtgaaagtgacggtgaaccagacagaaacatctgtggctgcagaaagcaggacATGTATGAGAGAAACTGCAGGAGTGGTGTCCAGGTAGGTACCAGGAAAATGAAAAGGAATAACTGTAAACAGTATCACATCAGTGAAaacgaccagtagatctgccactgccatggccaccaggtagtgggtgatacatttggagagtccgcactttcctcgCGACAGGATCAGAATGGCTACTGAGTTAACTGGAATAAATCAAGAAAACAAGGGAATTATGGATAGGCATCTCAGAGagcaacatagaaacatagtacctggaatgggtgtgttgtcttgtgaggaaaggttggacaggctaggcttgtatccattggaatttagggGATTAAGAGGCGgcgttattgaaacatacaagatcctgaggggccttggcagggtggatgtggaaagggtgtttccccttgtaggagaatctggaactaggggtcactatttaaaaataacttgtcgcccatttaaggcagagatgaggagaatttttttttctctcagagggtcatgagtcattgggactctcttcctcaaaaggcggtggaagcatagtctgaatatttttaaggcagaggtagatagcttcttgataagcaatggggtgaatGGTTATTGGGTGTAGGTGGGATTGTGGAGTCggggttacaattagatcagccatgatcttactgaatggcagagcaggctcgaggggcagtgtagcctactcctgctcttaatttgtatgttggtATGCTTGCATAGGAAAGGGAGTAAtcgattcagccccttgagcttgtttttCTATTCAAATAATTCATGGATTAACTTTGTTTGCCTGCCTTAGTTTTGTAACCTTCAATacctattaatctcagttttgagaAGTTGTATGCACCTCGGCACAACAGCCATTTTGGGGGGACGACCCATTGTGTGAAGATGTACTTCATTGCATCATCCCTGAATGACCTTTCACTAAATTTACAGTTGGGTACCCTTATTCTAGACTctgccaccagagaaaatagtctgTCTCTTTCTACCCTGTCACGTCCTTTAATCATTTAAACACATCAGTTATATTACCCCCTATTCCTGTAGATTCAAGGGAATGCTAGCTTGATCTAGGGAACATTTTCTCATAACCTAACCCTTTCAACACTGCTATCGTTCTTGTGATTCTGCACTGCACCCctccaaggccaaaatatccttcctgagatgaggagcccagaactgaatgcacttacaccaaatggGGTCTCACCAGAGCTCTGTACAACTGTAACTTAACtttcacccctttgtattccagccaatCTTGAGAtataggataacattccattacatCTTTGGATTATTTTTGTACTTGTCCATGAGCTTTTAGTGGTTTCTGTATTTGAATCTGTCAACCTCTCTTCCTATCCACAGTACCTACCATTTTGAAAATACTCTGTTCTATCTTTTTTGGGTCCTATGTGGGTGACCTCACACTTTTAACatgctaaactccatctgtcaGTTTTCCCACTCACTTGATCAATTACTGACCCTTTGCAACATTTTGCTCCTATCTAACCTCATCAGCAATCATAGATATACGGCTCCCTATTCCTtcaccaagtcatttataaaaattgtgaAAAGCAGAGCTCCCATTACTGTTGATGGGggctaccactagtcacatcctgccaatccctactctctgtttctcacATTCTAACCAATTACCTATCTAAGCCAATATGTTTACTCCAATTCCACGTGCTGTAATTTTTGTCAACAGTCTTttgtgtggaaccttgtcaaatgtcttctggtaaTCCATATAAATATCAACCATAGAGAATCCCTTAACCTTTACAAATCCAATTACAAGTCGGATTCCAGAGAGCATTTGAATTATGGTTAGGGATCCTAGTGAGCAAGGTAACGATAGACAAGAAAAATCCCATGTCGCAAGGGATTTATAGATAGGGATATGAAAGAAATCATTAGTTTGAGAAGACTTTGCGTGGAATTTAATACTCCAATGTTTCCCTGACCACAACATCAAGGCAATTCAATCATTTATAACTGTCTCAGCATTTTTGTGAAAATCAATACTTGTTTCGAAAGTAGTAAATAAAGAAATGGCATGAATCCGAATGAGTTTCAGAGAGCAATGGTCAAGTAAAGAGCAGATGAGGTCATAGTGTTTAGTGAAGAAGGTGAACTTCAGAATTAATTCAGATTTTTTTATAGTAACAGAGTTGAGTGTGGGAGGACAGCTGTAAGATGGGATGCTGGAAGAAGAGGCTGATAGCTAACGAACtagattacatagaattacatagaagatacagcacaaaacaggccattcagcacaacCAGTCCACGCTGGCGCTTATGCTCCAAACGAGCCTCCTCCCGTCCTTCCTCATCTAAGGGGTAGTCTTGGCAGCACTggaaaatacacacaggacatgctgcAATGGGACAGGGTCTCAGTGTTCAGCTGTACTTTGAGGGAGCAGTAGGAATGATATGGGAGTTAAAAGCTGCTGCAGATTCTGGGATCTATGATCCATGGGAGAGGAATTCTAGGATCTGGGAAAAGTTGGCAAGAGATCCGAGGTTCTCGAAGAATTGTGGGAAGACCTTGGATCAGTCAGTGGAGGGAATATTATCTAGTGGTTTCTAAGCATTGAAAATGGTTACTGGGATCTAGCAGTAGGGGGGTGGTGATGGTATGTAATATGGAAACATTTGGGAGCAGTGGGGGGAGCcaggattacatagaattacatcaaaTATCATcagataagagcataagaaataggagcaggagtaggctattcggccattcgagcctgctctgacattcaataagatcggggctgatctgattgtggcgttAAATCGACTTTCCTGCCTGCGCACCACCGCcacaccgcacccctccccccccaccccgaaaaAAAACCTtgcctcccttgtaaatcaaaaatctgtctagctcagccttaaaaataaTCAATGATACAACCTCCAATgctcgctggggtagagaattccaaaaattacgaaccctctgagagaaggaattactcctaatttctgtcttaaaagggagatcacTTGTGCTGCAACTGTGCCCCTAGTTTGAGAGAACCCCACGAGGGAAAATTCCTTTCAGTCTCTACCCTGTActgccccctcagaatcttctgtgtttcaataagatcagctctcttcttccaatgagtacaggcccaacctcctCAACCTTCAGAATAACCCTCTATTCctcctccctcatatgcttatcctgTTTAGACACAGGTCCTGACAGCTGAGTAGACACAGCCCTTGTTGGTTAGGCATTAGGGAATATATTTAATTAAAAGTTTTGGGTATGGCAGCATTTGCGGTCCACAATGCTTGATTTCCTTTCAACATTATTTCTGATCAATGCTTTTTA from Heterodontus francisci isolate sHetFra1 chromosome 9, sHetFra1.hap1, whole genome shotgun sequence includes the following:
- the LOC137373971 gene encoding probable G-protein coupled receptor 139 is translated as MDGILNVKAGLRLHKECAVVTPTNTVMDRSLCGRQIVNSVAILILSRGKCGLSKCITHYLVAMAVADLLVVFTDVILFTVIPFHFPGTYLDTTPAVSLIHVLLSAATDVSVWFTVTFTFDRFVAICCQKMKAKYCTEKTAAVVIMTVSVLFCLKNIPWYFIYEPEYIIDNVPWGGIESLSFNTEAAWAAFHSLSIILTPFLPFVLILLLNALTVRHILVASRVRRKLLDHSKSENHTDPEMENRRKSIILMFTISGSFILLWLTNVLYFLYWRITNIYYYTGPHDPAYITEQSGYMLQLLSTCTNTCIYVVTQTKFREQLKNAVKYPFTVIVKLVQ